One Thermodesulfovibrionales bacterium genomic window, GGAATGCCTCCGCTCCCGACGGTCAGAGCGCGGGAGGCACATACGATACGAACCAGCTGGCAGTCTATCACCTTGCGGAGAAAGACGGTAACCCCCGGGACTCGACTGCTTACAACAACCACGCAGTTTCTTTTACCGGCAAGCTGGGGCTTCCGTCCGTCGTTGGAAACGGCGCTCAGCTCAGCGGCGCCACCGAAGGGCAGATGACGATAACCGGATCGCCGTCGCTCACCTTCACCAAAGGATTTACGTTCTCCGCATGGGTGCGTCTGCTCCAGTCCTCCGGCAAGAGCTCTCTTTTCTTATGGGACGACGGAAAACAGTCTATCGTGGTCGGTCTCAATGATGGGAAAGCCTATGGAAGTGCGTCTTCGAGTAAGCGGAAGGCGGCAACGACCGGGGGAACCGCTCCTTTGTCAGCGGGACGCTGGCATCATCTTGCCTTGACTATGGAACCGGACAAGCAGATCACTCTCTATATTGACGGTAGTGAGGCAGGCTCGAGCAGACTTGAAGGCGCAGTTCCGGCGCCCTCGAGCCCCATGATCATCGGCGCTGCTTTCAGAGGAGACCTCGATGAAGTTCAGTTGTCGAACGTTGTCAGATCTGCCGGTTGGATCAGGGCAGCCTTTGAGAGCCAGAAACCTGAAAGTGTGCTGACGTCCTACATGGAGGGGGAATCAGGGGGTAGCAGCGAGTCCCTTACCATCCACCTGCTGAAGGTCATCATCAGGGTCAATACCCTTGATGGGTGGGTGATCATCGGGACTATTGTGAGCATAGGGATAGCATCTCTCTTTGTTTACCGGCAAAAGATCTGGATGTTTCGTGAGATAAAGAAAGGCAACGCCTCATTCTATCAGGCCTTCCGCAGCATGAAGCATCCCCTGGAAATGGTGGGAGAGAAGCAGAGGTTCCATGGGTCTTTTTACAGGGTTTACCAGGCCGGATGCGAGGAACTAGCGACGTTGCTGAAGGAACAGGGAGATACGCGCAAGCTGTCCGATATCGTCATGACAGGGGTAAGGGCGGCTGTCGTGAATGAGGCGATGCGGGAAAGCAGACGGCTGGCCTCTGGTACGCTCCTCCTGAATATCGCTGTTACGGGATCGCCCTTTTTAGGGCTCCTGGGCACGGTCTGGGGGGTCATGAACACTTTTGCCAGCCTCGCCGAGAGCAGCGAAGCCAACCTGGCAGCCATCGCACCGGGCGTTGCATCGGCCCTCGCCTGCACCCTGGCAGGACTTATGGTAGCCATTCCCGCCCTGTACGCCTATAGCTATCTCACGGGTCGTATGAGAGATTTGAACGCTGACGTGAAGATGTTTATCGACGCCTTTATTTTCATGTTGGAAAAAAGGAAGAGTGATGCCCTATGATGGACAACCCCATAGACAACC contains:
- a CDS encoding MotA/TolQ/ExbB proton channel family protein; the protein is MSWPGTLRSSWKRIVVGFIATVVLVPLAAPTAHAWWDGKWKQRMKIQFDTSSKAADIKESLVDVPVLIRLHTGNFTFSNANADGSDIRFVSSDDKTPLKYHIEKFDPREEIALFWVRVPRLSGGSNQDSIWMYYGNASAPDGQSAGGTYDTNQLAVYHLAEKDGNPRDSTAYNNHAVSFTGKLGLPSVVGNGAQLSGATEGQMTITGSPSLTFTKGFTFSAWVRLLQSSGKSSLFLWDDGKQSIVVGLNDGKAYGSASSSKRKAATTGGTAPLSAGRWHHLALTMEPDKQITLYIDGSEAGSSRLEGAVPAPSSPMIIGAAFRGDLDEVQLSNVVRSAGWIRAAFESQKPESVLTSYMEGESGGSSESLTIHLLKVIIRVNTLDGWVIIGTIVSIGIASLFVYRQKIWMFREIKKGNASFYQAFRSMKHPLEMVGEKQRFHGSFYRVYQAGCEELATLLKEQGDTRKLSDIVMTGVRAAVVNEAMRESRRLASGTLLLNIAVTGSPFLGLLGTVWGVMNTFASLAESSEANLAAIAPGVASALACTLAGLMVAIPALYAYSYLTGRMRDLNADVKMFIDAFIFMLEKRKSDAL